A genomic segment from Nicotiana tabacum cultivar K326 chromosome 9, ASM71507v2, whole genome shotgun sequence encodes:
- the LOC107783058 gene encoding uncharacterized protein LOC107783058, translating to MILQTTTNSFTFSSQSISRNNLFFKNLTFFTSPLLPKSFLPNLDYKFYLGNKRNSLSVASGRTKTTIHSTLLEAPVIWAGRVCVFYALLKAGLAGSPSNPLVSDLETDGNTDLGFAKWFEELQSKPEKEASDRRKLVSKWHPTTKGTLRRNYRIPSKPEGRRLLKAIASLLSDDDHFRDATSHKGCQIRRESAHGESVCCNNVRALFDELPTPHLIVEITPFPSGPLTENDYAKAEKLERVLRSGPSV from the exons ATGATTCTACAAACCACAACCAATTCCTTCACATTTTCATCTCAATCCATTTCAAGAAACaatcttttcttcaaaaatcttacctttttCACCTCTCCTTTGTTACCCAAATCTTTTTTACCTAATCTTGATTACAAGTTTTATTTGGGTAACAAAAGGAACTCACTTAGTGTTGCTAGTGGTAGAACTAAAACAACCATTCATTCTACTTTGCTTGAAGCTCCAGTCATATGGGCTGGTAGAGTTTGTGTTTTTTATGCTCTCTTGAAAGCTGGCTTAGCTGGATCTCCTTCTAATCCACTTGTCTCAG ATTTGGAGACTGATGGGAATACTGATTTGGGTTTTGCCAAATGGTTTGAAGAGTTACAAAGCAAGCCAG AGAAAGAAGCTTCTGACAGAAGGAAATTAGTGAGCAAATGGCATCCCACTACTAAGGGAACACTAAGACGAAATTACAGGATACCATCTAAACCTGAAGGGCGACGCCTTCTCAAAGCCATTGCTTCCTTGTTATCAGACGATGACCACTTCAGAGATGCCACTTCTCATAAG GGTTGTCAGATTAGGAGGGAGAGTGCTCATGGAGAAAGCGTCTGTTGCAACAATGTGCGAGCGTTGTTTGATGAGCTCCCGACGCCACATCTTATTGTCGAGATTACCCCTTTCCCTTCTGGTCCTCTAACAGAAAATGACTATGCCAAGGCTGAAAAACTAGAGAGGGTACTTAGATCAGGTCCTTCTGTCTGA
- the LOC142164138 gene encoding uncharacterized protein LOC142164138: MQGAVDIASYFNKLKKLWDGLRVMRSNKINACACPIKAELLKEEEEVRVHRFLMGLNDIYVGVKSNILMMQPLSSLDITYNILLQDEKQRQVNPGSQFSSESASFSVFGLTNKAPLKPGHLVDKCYKLHGFSPNFKFTKGKRVAANVIAESEFPTDSNSHFSGLTSNHNNGVIVPSEGQRSAVPGLTQQQYTQLINLLQQSQLYDSVTSPHIMASVNFAGILLSDSMVSGSSSCMLTQTNNSTKLIWIIDSGATNHMTSNKDIFFNIIPLTIPYLISLPNGYKVKVTSTGSYSLNESITLHNVLYVPSFHHNLIFVNKLVQQLRCIVMFTHIGYFIEGHFLKKPLELGRVDDGLYKSELPLTSLPQNSVTENFHYCSLVSDLSVHNLTSSPILPPSTALDPFSDTTNPVPTPIIPTDEAHLHSPSLSPPALSSTNDTTLTSISQAAPSTCLLTPDSPHASNPASPTQFPIFNPGTIPPSAESEPYIYAQAAPIPAWQDAMRKEFEALDANNTWDIVELPAEKKPIGCKWVYKIMYRDDGNIERYKARLDTQLDVNNAFLHGDLHEEVYMKLPPGHSISSSSSSTPLVWKLKKSLYGLRQASRQWYTKLSQALCSRGYTHSLNDYSLFVKGSSGDIFILTVYVDDIILTGNNLVEISALKKFLDNEFKIKDLGTLHYFLGIEVSTSPDGVFLNERKFVLDLLKEYNCLEVSSVVSPLDLNSKLKADSGELFAHPERYKSLIGKLLFLTHTRPDLCFGVQHLSQFLQAPRLPHMTAAFHMLRYLKDTIDVGLFYSNSPDSWKSKKQLVVSLSSAEAEYRALSKMVAELTWLTRLLPDLSVPVSYPVSVFCDNQAAIHIARNPVFHERTNHIEVDYHFVRKKLMDGLIQLFHVSTSNQLADIFTKPLTGVLHQSFLSKLKVFSPSNLKGSVGLPDYLTSGPIRKT, translated from the exons ATGCAAGGAGCTGTTGACATAGCTTCCTACTTCAACAAACTCAAGAAATTATGGGATGGACTAAGGGTAATGCGTagtaataaaataaatgcttgtgCATGTCCCATTAAAGCTGAACTTctcaaagaggaagaagaggttaGAGTCCACCGATTTCTTATGGGTCTGAATGACATATATGTTGGGGTTAAGAGTAATATTTTGATGATGCAACCGCTCTCATCACTTGATATCACCTATAACATCTTGCTACAAGATGAGAAACAAAGGCAAGTGAATCCTGGTTCACAATTTAGTTCTGAGTCTGCATCTTTTAGTGTGTTTGGCCTCACCAACAAAGCACCTTTG AAGCCCGGGCATTTAGTTGATAAGTGTTACAAGCTTCATGGGTTTTCTCCTAATTTCAAGTTTACCAAAGGCAAGAGAGTTGCAGCTAATGTGATTGCAGAGAGTGAATTTCCCACTGATTCCAACTCTCATTTTTCTGGCCTCACTTCCAATCACAACAATGGTGTTATTGTGCCTTCTGAGGGTCAAAGGTCTGCAGTACCTGGTTTAACACAGCAACAGTATACCCAGTTGATAAATTTGCTTCAGCAATCTCAACTATATGATTCTGTCACTTCACCTCATATCATGGCATCTGTCAATTTTGCTGGTATATTGTTGTCTGATTCTATGGTGTCTGGTTCTAGTTCTTGTATGCTGACACAAACCAACAACTCTACAAAATTAATCTGGATAATTGATTCTGGTGCTACTAATCACATGACCTCAAATAAGGATATCTTTTTCAATATAATTCCCTTAACTATCCCCTATCTTATATCCCTTCCAAATGGATATAAAGTGAAGGTCACAAGTACAGGCTCTTACTCTTTAAATGAATCTATCACTTTGCACAATGTTCTTTATGTCCCTTCTTTTCATCACAACTTAATATTTGTGAATAAACTAGTACAACAATTGCGTTGTATAGTTATGTTCACTCATATTGGATATTTTATCGAGGGCCATTTTCTGAAGAAGCCTCTGGAGCTTGGTAGAGTGGATGATGGACTCTACAAGTCAGAGTTGCCTTTAACATCTCTCCCACAGAACTCTGTTACTGAAAACTTTCACTATTGCAGCTTAGTTTCTGATCTTTCTGTTCACAATCTCACATCT TCTCCTATTCTCCCTCCCAGTACTGCTTTGGATCCTTTTAGTGACACTACCAATCCTGTACCTACTCCTATTATACCTACTGATGAAGCTCATCTTCACAGTCCCTCCTTATCTCCTCCTGCATTATCTTCTACCAATGATACTACTCTTACTTCTATTTCTCAAGCTGCACCTTCTACTTGTTTGCTCACTCCTGATTCTCCTCATGCTTCCAATCCCGCTTCACCTACTCAATTCCCTATTTTCAATCCTGGCACAATTCCTCCT TCTGCTGAATCTGAACCATACATCTATGCTCAGGCAGCACCTATTCCAGCATGGCAGGATGCAATGAGAAAGGAGTTTGAGGCACTAGATGCCAATAATACTTGGGATATTGTTGAACTACCTGCTGAGAAGAAACCTATTGGGTGTAAATGGGTCTATAAAATAATGTATAGAGATGATGGTAATATAGAAAGATATAAAGCAAGGCTTGATACACAG CTTGATGTGAATAATGCTTTCCTTcatggtgatttacatgaggagGTTTACATGAAGCTTCCTCCAGGCCATTCCATTTCCTCTTCTTCCTCATCTACCCCCTTAGTATGGAAGCTAAAGAAATCCCTCTATGGCTTGAGGCAAGCTTCTAGACAATGGTATACAAAGTTGTCCCAAGCTTTATGTTCAAGAGGGTACACTCATTCCTTAAATGATTATTCCTTGTTTGTCAAAGGGTCTTCTGGTGACATTTTCATTCTTActgtatatgtagatgatatcaTCTTGACAGGGAACAATCTTGTTGAAATTTCTGCTCTTAAGAAGTTTTTGGATAATGAGTTTAAGATAAAAGATTTGGGTACCTTACACTATTTCTTGGGGATTGAGGTCAGTACTTCACCTGATGGTGTCTTCTTAAATGAGAGAAAATTTGTTTTGGATTTACTTAAAGAGTATAACTGTTTGGAGGTGTCTTCTGTTGTTTCTCCTTTGGATTTGAATTCCAAGTTGAAGGCTGATTCTGGAGAGTTGTTTGCCCATCCTGAAAGGTACAAGAGTCTAATTGGCAAGCTTCTTTTCTTGACTCACACTAGACCTGATCTATGTTTTGGTGTACAACACTTAAGTCAGTTTTTACAAGCTCCCAGATTGCCTCATATGACTGCTGCTTTTCACATGTTGAGGTACTTGAAGGACACCATTGATGTTGGGCTATTCTACTCTAACTCTCCTGATT CATGGAAATCTAAGAAACAGCTTGTTGTTTCCCTCTCATCAGCTGAGGCTGAATACAGGGCACTCAGTAAAATGGTGGCTGAACTAACTTGGCTCACTAGGCTACTTCCTGACCTTTCTGTTCCTGTTTCTTATCCTGTTTCTGTTTTTTGTGACAATCAGGCTGCAATTCACATTGCTAGAAACCCGGTATTTCATGAGAGAACCAATCACATCGAGGTGGATTATCATTTTGTCAGAAAGAAGTTAATGGATGGCTTGATCCAGTTGTTTCATGTTTCCACCTCTAATCAACTTGCTGACATCTTCACCAAACCTCTCACTGGTGTACTCCATCAGTCATTCTTGTCCAAGTTGAAGGTGTTCTCCCCCTCCAACTTGAAGGGGAGTGTTGGGCTACCTGACTACTTAACCTCAGGCCCAATAAGGAAGACTTAA
- the LOC107783068 gene encoding E3 ubiquitin-protein ligase BRE1-like 2 encodes MENSAAASDEPQKKRPHLNTVLISSPTMARHSKASSDNKTVDAAVLHYQNQKLVQQLDAQKHKLYDLEAKMKELRDRQASYDNFLVKLNRIWNQLDDDLILLGASSGADQIALKSLNHLDYSRGSVPSCPAEEMFLCRVLKTNAIPGNDNAGSVLNIREALDLRHSSTLELMKSLENAIDAQRIKTENLTHVLEGKPSAEDTVILLSKIDDMMKDEANYLRQVIDVLHLKHKEYADAIEACNQSHSVDQSELKRLEGELEESMSELEDSRRKLVTLKMQKDLATGGQVTVSSAVNGSMSPEKPTDRTKGVRELKESIEEAKALKEDRLSELQDAQEDNLHLLKQLQDLQNELKDDRYVSSSRAYTLLHDQRHHWNAEAERYKALTDSLQADRSFIVRREKELLVKAEAVDSARKAVDNSESRIEELEHRMHRCIIEKNELEIKMEEAIQDAGRKDIKEEFQVMGSALSKEIQMMEAQLNRWKETAKEAVSLREERQSLEASIGRKAIEHKDLINKCAHQTGEIRTLKELAEKMQRDKQERQIFLDMLGQQIYDNRDITEIRESEKRAHAQAEILRAALNEHDLELRVKAANEAEAACQQRLSAAEAEIAELRAELDASDRGVLELREATKIKEGESETYISEIETIGQAYEDMQTQNQHLLQQLTERDDYNIKLVSESVKIKQEQSLLLSRKQVSTAKLQKAKTSLESLKMKMAQSEDQMKVHITEALSYIQDDRHLAVTLETAKRELGDADKELKWLKSAASSADKEYEQLKRKLAEIGVELGTERSEKKKLDEEAVELNRTVDELTSASGEAAVQRLQDEINDCKAILKCGVCLDRPKEVVITKCYHLFCNPCIQRNLEIRHRKCPACGAAFGQNDVRFVKI; translated from the exons ATGGAGAATTCTGCTGCTGCATCTGATGAACCTCAAAAGAAGCGTCCTCATCTCAACACTGTTTTAATTTCCTCTCCAACTATGGCTCGCCATTCTAAAGCTTCTTCTGATAATAAAACT GTTGATGCTGCAGTTCTCCATTATCAAAATCAAAAACTAGTTCAGCAGTTAGATGCACAGAAACATAAGTTGTATGATCTTGAAGCCAAAATGAAAGAATTGAGGGACAGACAAGCTTCTTATGATAACTTCTTGGTTAAGTTAAATCGAATCTGGAATCAG CTAGATGATGATCTGATTCTCCTTGGAGCATCCAGTGGTGCAGATCAAATTGCTTTGAAGAGCTTGAATCATCTAGATTATTCTCGAG GTTCAGTTCCATCTTGTCCTGCGGAGGAAATGTTCCTGTGTAGGGTGTTGAAAACCAATGCTATTCCAGGCAACGACAATGCTGGATCCGTTTTGAATATAAGAGAAGCTCTTGATCTGCGTCATTCTTCTACTCTTGAATTGATGAAATCGTTGGAAAATGCTATTGATGCTCAGCGTATTAAAACCGAAAATCTTACTCATGTTTTGGAAGGAAAGCCATCAGCAGAAG ATACTGTCATTCTTTTAAGTAAGATCGATGATATGATGAAAGATGAGGCTAATTATCTTCGTCAAGTAATTGATGTtcttcatttgaaacacaaagAATATGCTGATGCAATCGAAGCTTGTAATCAAAGCCATTCAGTGGATCAATCTGAGTTAAAGCGCCTTGAAG GTGAGCTGGAGGAAAGCATGTCAGAACTTGAAGATAGTAGAAGGAAGTTAGTTACGCTGAAAATGCAGAAAGATTTGGCAACTGGGGGGCAGGTAACAGTTTCAAGTGCGGTAAATGGTAGTATGTCGCCAGAGAAGCCTACAGACCGAACAAAAGGTGTGCGGGAACTGAAGGAGTCTATAGAAGAGGCAAAG gcactGAAAGAGGACCGCCTCTCTGAGCTTCAAGATGCCCAGGAAGATAATCTACATTTGTTAAAGCAGTTGCAAGATCTTCAG AATGAACTAAAGGATGACAGATACGTGTCTTCATCTCGTGCTTATACCTTACTCCATGATCAACGTCACCATTGGAATGCCGAGGCAGAGCGATACAAAGCTCTGACAGACTCTCTTCAG GCTGACAGGTCTTTCATCGTGCGGAGGGAGAAAGAACTGCTTGTGAAAGCAGAGGCTGTGGATTCAGCAAGGAAAGCAGTTGATAACTCCGAGTCAAGGATTGAGGAATTGGAGCATCGCATGCACAGATGCATTATTGAAAAAAATGAGCTGGAAATCAAAATGGAAGAAGCAATCCAAGATGCAG GAAGAAAAGACATTAAAGAGGAGTTTCAGGTGATGGGCTCTGCTttatcaaaagaaatacaaatgATGGAAGCTCAGCTGAATCGTTGGAAGGAGACAGCTAAGGAAGCTGTTTCCTTACGTGAAGAAAGACAGTCATTGGAAGCTTCAATAGGACGAAAG GCTATTGAGCACAAAGACTTGATCAATAAATGTGCTCACCAGACTGGGGAGATCCGAACTCTAAAGGAACTT GCTGAGAAGATGCAGAGGGACAAACAGGAACGTCAAATATTCTTGGACATGCTTGGCCAGCAAATCTATGATAACCG AGACATAACGGAAATCAGAGAGTCGGAGAAAAGAGCTCACGCACAAGCTGAAATTCTGAGAGCTGCTTTGAATGAACATGATTTGGAATTGAGAGTGAAAGCTGCTAATGAAGCTGAGGCTGCTTGTCAGCAGAGGCTTTCCGCTGCTGAGGCAGAAATTGCAGAATTGAGGGCAGAACTGGATGCTTCTGACAG AGGTGTTTTAGAGCTAAGAGAAgcgacaaaaataaaagaaggggAATCAGAAACTTATATTTCCGAGATTGAG ACTATTGGTCAAGCCTATGAAGACATGCAGACACAGAACCAACATCTTCTCCAGCAACTGACAGAGAGAGATGATTATAATATAAAG TTAGTTTCTGAGAGCGTGAAGATAAAGCAGGAACAAAGCTTGCTTCTCTCTCGGAAGCAGGTATCAACAGCAAAACTTCAAAAGGCTAAAACATCACTGGAATCTCTGAAAATGAAGATGGCTCAAAGTGAAGACCAG ATGAAAGTTCACATCACGGAAGCTTTAAGTTATATCCAAGACGACAGACATCTTGCAGTCACCCTGGAAACTGCTAAGCGAGAATTGGGAGATGCTGATAAGGAATTGAAGTGGCTGAAATCTGCTGCTTCCTCCGCTGACAAGGAATACGAACAGCTCAAGAGAAAGTTGGCCGAAATAGGGGTGGAGCTGGGAACTGAAAG GAGTGAGAAAAAGAAGCTTGATGAAGAGGCAGTAGAGTTGAATAGAACTGTTGATGAGTTGACTTCTGCAAGTGGCGAGGCTGCAGTACAAAGACTGCAGGATGAAATCAATGATTGCAAGGCTATTCTAAAATGTGGAGTGTGTCTTGATCGGCCAAAAGAG GTTGTAATCACAAAATGTTATCATCTCTTCTGCAATCCATGTATCCAGAGAAATTTAGAGATCCGTCATCGTAAGTGTCCTGCTTGTGGAGCTGCTTTTGGACAAAACGATGTTCGTTTTGTGAAAATCTGA